Proteins encoded in a region of the Leptolyngbya subtilissima AS-A7 genome:
- the recA gene encoding recombinase RecA: MAAKKGGSKEQTEKEKALTLVLGQIERNFGKGAIMRLGDASRMKVETISTGALTLDLALGGGLPKGRVIEIYGPESSGKTTLALHALAEVQKLGGVAAIVDAEHALDPVYAAALGVNVDELLVSQPDTGEMGLEVVDQLVRSSAVDLVVIDSVAALVPRAEIEGEMGDAHVGLQARLMSQALRKITGSIGKSQCTVIFLNQLRQKIGISYGNPEVTTGGNALKFYASVRLDIRRIQTLKKGTEEYGIRAKVKVAKNKVAPPFRIGEFDILFGQGISTMGCLVDLAEEHGVIVRKGAWYSYEGNNVGQGRENTIQRLQEDAEFAQKVEAQVREKLEIGSPAVEVADVEIEVEAEEEAYLAEDE, translated from the coding sequence ATGGCGGCTAAGAAAGGCGGAAGCAAAGAGCAGACCGAAAAGGAAAAGGCGCTGACTCTGGTGCTCGGTCAAATTGAGCGCAACTTTGGCAAAGGGGCAATCATGCGCCTGGGCGATGCTTCCCGCATGAAGGTTGAAACCATTTCCACTGGGGCGCTGACCCTCGACCTAGCCCTGGGCGGTGGTTTACCCAAAGGGCGAGTGATTGAGATCTATGGCCCTGAGAGCTCGGGTAAAACAACGCTGGCTCTCCATGCCCTGGCTGAGGTACAAAAGCTGGGCGGTGTAGCTGCGATCGTTGATGCAGAACATGCCCTTGACCCTGTTTATGCCGCTGCCCTGGGGGTCAACGTCGATGAACTGCTGGTGTCCCAGCCCGACACTGGAGAGATGGGCCTGGAGGTGGTGGATCAGCTGGTGCGGTCTTCGGCTGTTGATCTAGTGGTCATAGACTCGGTTGCAGCGCTGGTGCCACGGGCCGAAATTGAGGGAGAAATGGGCGATGCCCACGTGGGCCTCCAAGCTCGATTGATGAGCCAAGCGCTGCGGAAGATCACCGGCAGTATTGGTAAGTCGCAGTGTACGGTCATCTTTTTGAACCAGCTGCGCCAGAAGATTGGTATTTCCTACGGCAACCCCGAAGTCACCACCGGGGGCAACGCGCTGAAGTTCTATGCCTCAGTACGCCTCGACATTCGCCGCATCCAAACGCTCAAAAAGGGCACCGAAGAGTACGGCATTCGCGCCAAGGTAAAGGTGGCTAAGAACAAGGTGGCCCCGCCCTTCCGCATTGGGGAATTTGACATTCTCTTTGGCCAAGGCATTTCTACGATGGGCTGTCTGGTTGACCTGGCCGAAGAGCATGGGGTGATTGTCCGCAAAGGGGCCTGGTACAGCTACGAGGGCAACAATGTTGGCCAGGGACGGGAGAACACTATTCAGCGCCTGCAAGAGGATGCTGAGTTTGCCCAGAAGGTAGAAGCTCAGGTGCGGGAGAAGCTAGAGATTGGTAGTCCTGCGGTGGAAGTCGCGGATGTAGAAATTGAGGTGGAGGCTGAAGAGGAAGCCTACCTAGCCGAGGACGAGTAG
- a CDS encoding DUF4336 domain-containing protein, whose protein sequence is MVKDLLTLYEPINTLKPVDDGIWIVDGSIVKMSMYGMAIPFTTRMTVVRLDNGGLWCHSPTELTPTLKAEIDDLGPVEHLVSPNKIHYAHIQSWVDAYPEAIAWASPGVRERADSQHIPTTFHADLDDTPPPQWAAEIDQAIVRGSQFLDEVVFFHRQSKTLILTDLIENVEPTKIDKAFRWLIHLAGIADPNGKAPLDLRMTFWGRKAQAKKGYKQMLAWAPEKIILAHGRWFPESGVAELERAFQWLK, encoded by the coding sequence ATGGTCAAAGACCTGCTGACGCTGTACGAACCCATAAACACCCTCAAGCCTGTTGATGACGGCATCTGGATCGTGGATGGCTCTATCGTCAAGATGTCGATGTACGGCATGGCTATTCCCTTCACCACTCGAATGACGGTTGTGCGCCTGGACAACGGCGGGCTGTGGTGCCATTCCCCCACAGAACTAACGCCTACTCTCAAAGCCGAGATCGACGACCTTGGCCCCGTCGAACATCTGGTATCGCCCAACAAGATTCACTATGCCCACATCCAAAGCTGGGTAGATGCTTACCCCGAGGCGATTGCCTGGGCATCCCCAGGGGTGCGAGAGCGGGCTGACAGCCAGCACATTCCAACAACCTTTCACGCTGACCTGGACGATACGCCACCGCCTCAGTGGGCCGCCGAGATTGATCAAGCGATCGTTCGCGGCAGTCAGTTCTTAGATGAAGTGGTGTTCTTCCATCGGCAGAGCAAGACGCTAATCTTGACCGACCTGATTGAAAACGTTGAACCCACCAAGATAGATAAAGCCTTTCGCTGGTTAATTCACCTGGCTGGTATAGCCGACCCCAACGGCAAGGCTCCCTTGGATTTAAGAATGACATTTTGGGGCCGTAAAGCCCAGGCGAAAAAGGGCTACAAACAGATGTTAGCCTGGGCACCCGAGAAGATTATTTTGGCCCACGGTCGCTGGTTTCCAGAGAGCGGGGTGGCGGAGCTAGAGCGGGCCTTTCAGTGGCTTAAGTAG